One genomic segment of Sminthopsis crassicaudata isolate SCR6 chromosome 2, ASM4859323v1, whole genome shotgun sequence includes these proteins:
- the CDKN3 gene encoding cyclin-dependent kinase inhibitor 3 isoform X5, translated as MKSQLKMNRLHFRYHGCKFKDVRRNLQKDVEELKNYGIQDIFVFCTRGELSKYRVPNLLDFYQQHGIIIHHHPIPDGDTPDIDRCCGILQELAVCLENNRKTLIHCYGGLGRSCLVAACLLLYLSDTVSPQQAIDSLRDLRGSGAIQTIKQYNYLHDFRDKLAAHLSTRDSVSRSVSR; from the exons GCTGTAAGTTTAAAGATGTTAGGAGAAATCTCCAAAAGGATGTGG aagaactaaagaactatGGCATACAAGATATATTTGTATTCTGTACCAGAGGAGAACTGTCAAAATATCGGGTACCAAACCTTTTAGACTTCTATCAGCAGCATGGAATCATCATTCACCACCATCCCATCCCAGATGGAGACACCCCTGACATAGATCGATGCTGTGGAATCCTGCAAGAGCTTGCAGTTTGTCttgaaaataataggaaaacCTTAATACA ttgtTATGGAGGACTTGGGAGATCTTGTCTTG tagcaGCTTGCCTCCTGCTGTACTTATCTGATACAGTATCACCACAACAAGCAATTGACAGCCTTCGAGACTTAAGAGGATCTGGGGCCATACAGACCATAAAG caatATAACTATCTTCATGATTTCCGAGACAAACTGGCTGCACATCTGTCAACAAGAGACTCAGTGTCAAGATCTGTATCTAGATAA